One window of the Archangium primigenium genome contains the following:
- the truD gene encoding tRNA pseudouridine(13) synthase TruD — translation MRIKQKPEDFSVKESYRFDEVAGGRYRVYLMDKQKLSTFDAANRLRDAFGLKPGSISYCGLKDKQGRTEQLIAVDGADVDMQEPDLRLKYLGRADKALSSANITSNRFAVTVRMLTRDSIGPLNVAAAEINRLGVVNYFDSQRFGSLKHGQGFIAKDLLRGDFEAALHNYLARPSELDRSDDAKVKAFWRDNWGRWDARVPFEGTKKYHRVLKSLRDYPGDWVRAFLQIDADYRAMLLFTYQSYLWNEGVRRYLQELLPREHLFPMKYQAGTLLFHRDADPETLSLLRDSTFPLLAPTSQVEDPTKRKAVDWVLGREKLSLEQLRIEESPRLLYFKHEERPTVVIPHKLVIGRVQEDDLNRGYLKTNIAFTLPPGAYATLVIKRLFHFEYEEDSAQKIREGWYTPPEEREDDPLAGNQPRGPRSPRAPAPSAGRAAPAGRAESSRKAAPSARAEPPVPAESSRRAAPSKRAAPARQAARRPPPSDSAVGRLAQPVVKPEPVEPTPPLGFRERQRQKKDAKVQAREQQTAKRPESRKKK, via the coding sequence GTGCGAATCAAGCAGAAACCCGAGGATTTCTCCGTCAAGGAGTCCTACCGCTTCGACGAGGTGGCCGGAGGCCGCTACCGCGTCTACCTCATGGACAAGCAGAAGCTGTCCACCTTCGACGCGGCCAATCGCCTGCGCGATGCCTTCGGCCTCAAGCCCGGCTCCATCTCCTACTGCGGCCTCAAGGACAAGCAGGGCCGCACCGAGCAGCTCATCGCGGTGGATGGCGCCGACGTGGACATGCAGGAGCCCGACCTGCGCCTGAAGTACCTGGGGCGCGCGGACAAGGCGCTCTCGTCCGCCAACATCACGTCCAACCGCTTCGCCGTCACCGTGCGCATGCTCACGCGCGACTCCATCGGGCCGCTCAACGTGGCCGCCGCGGAGATCAACCGCCTGGGCGTGGTGAACTACTTCGACAGCCAGCGCTTCGGCTCGCTCAAGCACGGCCAGGGCTTCATCGCCAAGGATCTGCTGCGGGGCGACTTCGAGGCCGCGCTGCACAACTACCTGGCGCGCCCCTCGGAGCTGGACCGCTCGGACGACGCCAAGGTGAAGGCCTTCTGGCGCGACAACTGGGGCCGCTGGGACGCGCGGGTGCCCTTCGAGGGCACCAAGAAGTACCACCGCGTCCTCAAGTCCCTGCGCGACTACCCTGGCGACTGGGTGCGCGCCTTCCTGCAGATCGACGCGGACTACCGCGCCATGCTGCTGTTCACCTACCAGAGCTACCTCTGGAACGAGGGCGTGCGGCGCTACCTCCAGGAGCTGCTGCCGCGCGAGCACCTCTTCCCCATGAAGTACCAGGCGGGCACCCTGCTCTTCCACCGGGACGCGGACCCCGAGACGCTCAGCCTGCTGCGCGACTCGACCTTCCCGCTGCTCGCCCCCACCTCGCAGGTCGAGGATCCCACCAAGCGCAAGGCGGTGGACTGGGTGCTGGGCCGCGAGAAGCTGTCGCTCGAGCAGCTGCGCATCGAGGAGTCCCCGCGCCTGCTCTACTTCAAGCACGAGGAGCGCCCCACCGTCGTCATCCCCCACAAGCTCGTCATCGGGCGCGTGCAGGAGGACGATCTCAACCGGGGCTACCTCAAGACGAACATCGCCTTCACCCTGCCCCCGGGCGCCTACGCCACGCTCGTCATCAAGCGGCTGTTCCACTTCGAGTACGAGGAGGACAGCGCCCAGAAGATCCGCGAGGGCTGGTACACGCCCCCCGAGGAGCGCGAGGACGACCCCCTCGCGGGCAACCAGCCCCGGGGTCCGCGCAGCCCCCGCGCCCCGGCCCCGAGCGCCGGGCGGGCCGCCCCCGCCGGGCGGGCCGAGTCCTCCCGGAAGGCCGCGCCCTCCGCGCGAGCCGAGCCCCCTGTCCCGGCCGAGTCTTCCCGGCGGGCCGCGCCCTCCAAGCGGGCCGCCCCCGCCCGGCAGGCCGCCCGGCGTCCGCCTCCCTCGGACTCCGCCGTGGGTCGGCTCGCCCAGCCCGTGGTGAAGCCCGAGCCCGTGGAGCCCACGCCGCCCCTGGGCTTCCGCGAGCGCCAGCGCCAGAAAAAGGACGCCAAGGTCCAGGCGCGGGAGCAGCAGACGGCCAAGCGCCCGGAATCCCGGAAGAAAAAGTGA
- a CDS encoding FAD-dependent oxidoreductase: MRRLPDAAARGKSITLELEGESVPAREGEPVACSLVAAGESVLARSIKYHRARGPYCFSGACSHCLMRVDGVPNVYTCRVPARAGMKLERQNAYPSAKVDVFEAIDWFFPKGLDHHEMFAGMPVAEQVMAKVARQLAGLGLLPDAPAPARMPARIVRVRVAVVGGGAAGLAAAHTLAARGVSFLLFERDAQPGGRHLTGALEPDAPALPDTSALPPDSVRTRATAIGLFDDAEGRFLAVVVESPEGLQLLRVYAERFLLAPGGHPPMLPFENNDLPGVYSGHAASLLARRHGVAPAVAALVGSGEGLYALARLMEAQGTKLAAVVDLKGPVPASAPAGSVRGGAPKAHGLGSVSALSYESESGRRVKVACDAVLVAVGPSPSFELPRQGGAKVEFDEAREVFAVVADADGRTAAADVWVAGDVTGGGSTAQAAAAGQRAAEALSRELAGGAS; encoded by the coding sequence ATGCGTCGCCTCCCTGATGCCGCCGCGCGCGGCAAGTCCATCACCCTGGAGCTCGAGGGTGAGTCGGTCCCGGCACGCGAGGGCGAGCCCGTGGCCTGCTCGCTCGTCGCCGCTGGAGAGTCCGTCCTCGCCCGCTCCATCAAGTACCACCGGGCCCGGGGCCCCTACTGCTTCTCCGGGGCGTGCTCCCACTGCCTCATGCGCGTGGATGGCGTGCCCAACGTCTACACGTGCCGCGTTCCCGCGCGCGCGGGCATGAAGCTCGAGCGGCAGAACGCCTACCCCTCCGCGAAGGTGGACGTGTTCGAGGCCATCGACTGGTTCTTCCCCAAGGGGTTGGATCACCACGAGATGTTCGCCGGCATGCCCGTGGCCGAGCAGGTCATGGCGAAGGTGGCGCGCCAGCTGGCGGGCCTCGGCCTGCTGCCCGACGCCCCCGCCCCCGCGCGCATGCCCGCGCGCATCGTGCGCGTGCGCGTGGCGGTGGTGGGTGGCGGCGCGGCGGGCCTCGCGGCGGCCCACACCCTGGCGGCCCGCGGCGTGTCCTTCCTCCTGTTCGAGCGGGACGCCCAACCCGGCGGCCGGCACCTCACGGGCGCGCTGGAGCCGGACGCGCCCGCGCTGCCCGACACGAGCGCCCTGCCCCCGGACAGCGTGCGCACGCGGGCCACGGCCATTGGCCTCTTCGACGACGCGGAGGGCCGCTTCCTCGCCGTGGTGGTGGAGAGCCCCGAGGGGCTCCAGCTCCTGCGGGTGTACGCCGAGCGCTTCCTGCTCGCGCCGGGGGGCCATCCGCCGATGCTGCCCTTCGAGAACAACGATCTGCCCGGGGTGTACTCGGGCCACGCGGCGAGCCTGCTGGCGCGCCGCCATGGCGTGGCGCCCGCGGTGGCGGCGCTGGTGGGCTCGGGCGAGGGCCTGTACGCGCTCGCGCGGCTGATGGAGGCCCAGGGCACGAAGCTGGCGGCGGTGGTGGATCTCAAGGGCCCCGTGCCCGCGAGCGCCCCGGCGGGCAGCGTGCGGGGCGGCGCGCCCAAGGCGCACGGCCTCGGGTCGGTGAGCGCGCTGAGCTACGAGAGCGAGTCGGGCCGCCGGGTGAAGGTGGCGTGTGACGCGGTGTTGGTGGCGGTGGGCCCCAGCCCGAGCTTCGAGCTGCCGCGCCAGGGCGGCGCGAAGGTGGAGTTCGACGAGGCGCGCGAGGTGTTCGCGGTGGTGGCGGACGCGGACGGGCGCACGGCGGCCGCGGACGTGTGGGTGGCGGGAGACGTGACGGGCGGAGGCAGTACGGCCCAGGCGGCGGCGGCGGGCCAGCGCGCGGCCGAGGCCCTGAGTCGCGAGCTGGCGGGAGGTGCGTCATGA
- a CDS encoding bactofilin family protein, which translates to MKTARRLCLSAALLAAPLSLAQSTPDDSAQEIQLRFRGTLRDALQKIAEEGELNVVVTGALDTPTEVNFKGVSADQALRTMARAYSLHLERDGGIYTLRAMTDAEKTRAQVAPPPAPPAPASPSAPAPPPVPSAVTPPDDFSDSALLNEKDLKRRVHAQMKKLHQRARKGGQGMVARGHSLEVKEGESVDSAIVYGGNLVIDGHVEGDAVVYGGNLQLNGHVEGDVVVFGGNAELGPSASVEGSVSSFGGRVTRQPGAQVEGSIESLGGASISRMVSGEIKDALKDAREEEDEEKPERGGTLASFLLRFAMLFGMGFLGQLFFPSRMKALSAEIRNEPVKSGLLGLMGAVLLVPALLILSVTIVGIPLALALALVVPVLTVWGFAAVASELGSRFPLRPASKTQALVLALGLLVLLGLGQIPYLGNVVTVLALLVSLGAVMRTRFGIRPQGMPEPIFPNERARG; encoded by the coding sequence ATGAAGACCGCCCGACGCCTGTGCTTGTCCGCCGCCCTGCTCGCGGCCCCCCTGTCCCTCGCCCAGTCCACCCCCGACGACTCCGCCCAGGAGATCCAACTGCGCTTTCGCGGCACGCTGCGCGACGCCCTGCAGAAGATCGCCGAGGAGGGGGAGCTCAACGTGGTGGTCACCGGCGCGCTGGACACGCCCACCGAGGTGAACTTCAAGGGCGTCAGCGCCGACCAGGCCCTGCGCACCATGGCCCGTGCCTACTCGCTCCACCTGGAGCGGGACGGCGGCATCTACACGCTGCGCGCCATGACGGACGCGGAGAAGACCCGCGCCCAGGTGGCGCCGCCCCCCGCGCCTCCGGCGCCCGCGAGCCCATCGGCGCCCGCGCCTCCGCCGGTCCCCTCGGCCGTCACGCCCCCCGATGACTTCTCCGACAGCGCCCTGCTCAACGAGAAGGACCTGAAGCGGCGCGTGCACGCTCAGATGAAGAAGCTGCACCAGCGCGCCCGGAAGGGAGGCCAGGGCATGGTGGCCCGGGGCCACTCGCTGGAGGTGAAGGAGGGCGAGTCCGTGGACAGCGCCATCGTCTACGGCGGCAACCTGGTGATCGACGGCCACGTGGAGGGCGACGCGGTGGTCTACGGCGGCAACCTCCAGCTCAACGGGCACGTGGAGGGGGACGTGGTCGTCTTCGGCGGCAACGCGGAGCTCGGCCCGAGCGCTTCCGTGGAGGGCAGTGTGTCGTCCTTCGGGGGCCGCGTCACCCGCCAGCCGGGCGCCCAGGTCGAGGGCTCCATCGAGTCCCTGGGCGGCGCCAGCATCAGCCGCATGGTGTCCGGTGAGATCAAGGACGCGCTCAAGGACGCCCGCGAGGAAGAGGACGAGGAGAAGCCGGAGCGCGGCGGCACACTCGCCTCCTTCCTGCTGCGCTTCGCCATGCTCTTCGGCATGGGCTTTCTCGGCCAGCTCTTCTTCCCCTCGCGGATGAAGGCGCTGAGCGCCGAGATCCGCAACGAGCCGGTGAAGAGCGGCCTGCTGGGCCTGATGGGCGCGGTGCTGCTGGTGCCCGCCCTGCTCATCCTGTCGGTCACCATCGTCGGCATTCCCCTGGCGTTGGCCCTGGCGCTCGTGGTGCCGGTGCTCACGGTGTGGGGCTTCGCGGCGGTGGCGAGCGAGCTCGGCTCCCGCTTCCCCCTGCGCCCGGCGTCCAAGACCCAGGCGCTGGTGCTCGCGCTGGGCCTGCTCGTCCTGCTGGGACTCGGCCAGATTCCGTACCTCGGCAACGTCGTGACGGTGCTGGCGCTGCTGGTGTCCCTGGGCGCGGTGATGCGCACCCGCTTCGGCATCCGCCCCCAGGGCATGCCCGAGCCCATCTTCCCCAACGAGCGCGCACGGGGTTGA
- a CDS encoding zf-TFIIB domain-containing protein — protein MKAENRCPHCTQPLHSFQVTSPVGTEVELRACGPCGKVWAPGGHLQRAFGTKAQHHMVGGSTSHSCVECRILLTPSTLGSGATAEVCSACQGLFLDATELTALGIARQAPPPALPVIRPPPPVASRREVLLEVAGQEEEDDEVDEEEEVTPVPSVVVRHEPPEPGTFTCVECGQRKLLREGQALRDGLACRDCMKARARG, from the coding sequence ATGAAGGCCGAGAACCGCTGTCCCCACTGCACCCAACCGCTCCACTCCTTCCAGGTCACCAGCCCGGTGGGCACCGAGGTGGAGCTGCGCGCCTGTGGCCCCTGCGGCAAGGTGTGGGCGCCCGGAGGGCACCTCCAGCGCGCGTTTGGCACCAAGGCCCAGCACCACATGGTGGGCGGCTCCACGTCCCACTCGTGCGTGGAGTGCCGCATCCTCCTGACGCCCTCGACCCTGGGCTCGGGGGCCACGGCCGAGGTGTGCTCGGCGTGTCAGGGCCTGTTCCTCGACGCGACGGAGCTGACCGCGCTCGGGATCGCCCGTCAGGCGCCGCCGCCGGCCCTTCCCGTCATCCGCCCGCCGCCGCCCGTCGCGTCGCGGCGCGAGGTGCTGCTGGAGGTCGCCGGGCAGGAAGAAGAGGACGACGAGGTCGACGAGGAGGAGGAAGTGACGCCCGTGCCCTCCGTGGTGGTGCGACACGAGCCCCCCGAGCCCGGGACCTTCACGTGCGTGGAGTGTGGCCAGCGCAAGCTCCTGCGTGAGGGGCAGGCGCTGCGCGACGGGCTGGCCTGCCGCGACTGCATGAAGGCCCGCGCCCGGGGCTGA
- a CDS encoding RNA polymerase sigma factor translates to MVDDAPAPAWKADVVAARRGDPSAFESLVRGVQRPVYGLALRLLGNEAEASEVAQEAFLRAYQNLNKYDESRPFDLWVMAITRNLCLDLLRRRTKVRTQELEPMKDVLASDEISLEEGAIARQERQSLEEALATLSADDREVLALYYVQKRTTKEIAQLLGCAPGTIMARLFRAREKLRKKMSPEEPT, encoded by the coding sequence ATGGTGGATGACGCGCCCGCTCCGGCCTGGAAGGCCGACGTGGTGGCCGCCCGCCGGGGGGATCCCTCGGCCTTCGAGTCCCTCGTGCGCGGGGTGCAGCGCCCCGTGTACGGGCTGGCGCTGCGCCTGCTCGGCAACGAGGCCGAGGCCTCCGAGGTCGCCCAGGAGGCCTTCCTGCGCGCCTACCAGAACCTGAACAAGTACGACGAGTCGCGCCCCTTCGATCTGTGGGTGATGGCCATCACCCGCAACCTGTGCCTGGACCTGCTGCGCCGCCGCACCAAGGTGCGCACCCAGGAGCTGGAGCCGATGAAGGACGTGCTCGCGAGCGACGAGATCTCGCTCGAGGAGGGCGCCATCGCCCGCCAGGAGCGCCAGTCCCTGGAGGAAGCCCTCGCCACCCTGTCCGCCGACGACCGGGAGGTGCTCGCGCTCTACTATGTGCAGAAGCGCACGACCAAGGAGATCGCCCAGCTGCTCGGCTGCGCGCCCGGGACGATCATGGCGCGCCTGTTTCGCGCCCGGGAGAAGCTGCGCAAGAAGATGAGCCCGGAGGAGCCCACATGA
- a CDS encoding FAD-dependent oxidoreductase, with protein MSKQMVCSCEDVTVDDIRHAVAKGFRDVESVKRFTGFGTGVCQGKSCLSAVAALLAKDKAQKPEGLLPFTPRPPLYPTELSVLASLPVDETQAPVGGMFEEMSVFPPVLRPEAPVPKKAKVVIIGGGILGLALAYNLSLRGEKDVVVLERGYLCAGASGRNGGGVRMQWGTSANIELAKRSIELMGRFARDMGINVWLRQGGYLFMAKTKAVAQRLERNAALHNKHGVPTRLLTLDEARDIVPGLTLKDAQAATYNPQDGVIFPWPFLWGYANACRKAGIAVETFTTVTGFEQSDGLVRKVKTDRGDIACDTVVVASGAWSPEVAKLAGVKLPNEPHRHEILSTEPLKPFLGPLVSVLDSGLYFSQSMRGEIVGGMGDALEPAGLNMGSTLRFVSRFARALTEQLPNLGHVKVLRQWAGCYDVTPDNSPVLGRTPGLENMLQLSGFVGHGFMMAPAVSERMAAWMTSGASDELFTRFSLRRFQEGKLEREDMIIG; from the coding sequence ATGAGCAAGCAGATGGTGTGCTCGTGCGAGGACGTGACGGTGGACGACATCCGTCACGCGGTCGCCAAGGGCTTTCGCGACGTGGAGTCCGTCAAGCGCTTCACGGGCTTTGGCACCGGCGTGTGCCAGGGCAAGAGCTGCCTGTCGGCGGTGGCGGCGCTGCTCGCCAAGGACAAGGCGCAGAAGCCCGAGGGCCTCTTGCCCTTCACGCCCCGGCCGCCGCTCTACCCCACGGAGCTGTCCGTCCTCGCGTCGCTGCCGGTGGACGAGACCCAGGCGCCCGTGGGCGGCATGTTCGAGGAGATGAGCGTCTTTCCGCCCGTGCTGCGGCCCGAGGCCCCCGTGCCCAAGAAGGCCAAGGTGGTCATCATCGGCGGCGGCATCCTGGGCCTGGCGCTCGCGTACAACCTGTCGCTGCGCGGCGAGAAGGACGTGGTGGTGCTCGAGCGCGGCTACCTGTGCGCGGGCGCGTCCGGACGCAACGGCGGCGGCGTGCGCATGCAGTGGGGCACGTCGGCCAACATCGAGCTGGCCAAGCGCTCCATCGAGCTGATGGGCCGCTTCGCGCGCGACATGGGCATCAACGTGTGGCTGCGCCAGGGCGGCTACCTCTTCATGGCGAAGACGAAGGCGGTGGCCCAGCGCCTGGAGCGCAACGCGGCGCTGCACAACAAGCACGGCGTGCCCACGCGCCTGCTCACCCTGGACGAGGCGCGGGACATCGTCCCCGGGCTCACGCTCAAGGACGCGCAGGCGGCCACGTACAACCCCCAGGACGGCGTCATCTTCCCCTGGCCCTTCCTCTGGGGCTACGCCAATGCGTGCCGCAAGGCGGGCATCGCCGTGGAGACGTTCACCACCGTCACGGGCTTCGAGCAGTCCGACGGCCTCGTGCGCAAGGTGAAGACGGACCGGGGCGACATCGCGTGCGACACGGTGGTGGTGGCCTCGGGCGCGTGGAGCCCGGAGGTCGCGAAGCTCGCGGGCGTGAAGCTGCCCAACGAGCCGCACCGCCACGAGATCCTCAGCACCGAGCCGCTCAAGCCCTTCCTGGGCCCGCTGGTGTCGGTGCTGGACTCGGGGCTGTACTTCAGCCAGTCCATGCGCGGGGAGATCGTCGGCGGCATGGGCGATGCGCTGGAGCCCGCGGGGCTGAACATGGGCTCCACGCTGCGCTTCGTGTCGCGCTTCGCGCGGGCGCTCACCGAGCAGTTGCCGAACCTGGGGCACGTGAAGGTGCTGCGGCAGTGGGCGGGCTGCTACGACGTGACGCCGGACAACAGCCCCGTGCTGGGCCGCACGCCGGGCCTGGAGAACATGCTCCAGCTCTCGGGCTTCGTGGGCCACGGCTTCATGATGGCGCCCGCGGTGTCCGAGCGCATGGCGGCGTGGATGACGTCGGGCGCGTCCGACGAGCTCTTCACCCGCTTCAGCCTGCGCCGCTTCCAGGAGGGCAAGCTGGAGCGCGAGGACATGATCATCGGCTGA